The following coding sequences lie in one Anomaloglossus baeobatrachus isolate aAnoBae1 chromosome 7, aAnoBae1.hap1, whole genome shotgun sequence genomic window:
- the LOC142244965 gene encoding tubulin alpha-1A chain-like, translating into MRECISVHVGQAGVQMGNACWELYCLEHGIQPDGQMPSDKTIGGGDDSFNTFFSETGAGKHVPRAVFVDLEPTVIDEVRTGTYRQLFHPEQLITGKEDAANNYARGHYTIGKEIIDLVLDRTRKLADQCTGLQGFLIFHSFGGGTGSGFTSLLMERLSVDYGKKSKLEFSIYPAPQISTAVVEPYNSILTTHTTLEHSDCAFMVDNEAIYDICRRNLDIERPTYTNLNRLIGQIVSSITASLRFDGALNVDLTEFQTNLVPYPRIHFPLATYAPVISAEKAYHEQLTVAEITNACFEPANQMVKCDPRHGKYMACCMLYRGDVVPKDVNAAIATIKTKRTIQFVDWCPTGFKVGINYQPPTVVPGGDLAKVQRAVCMLSNTTAIAEAWARLDHKFDLMYAKRAFVHWYVGEGMEEGEFSEAREDMAALEKDYEEVGTDSVEGEGEGEEGEEY; encoded by the exons ATG AGGGAATGTATCTCAGTCCATGTTggccaggctggagtccagatgggCAATGCCTGCTGGGAGTTGTACTGCCTGGAACATGGCATCCAGCCGGACGGGCAGATGCCCAGCGACAAGACCATCGGTGGAGGAGACGATTCCTTCAACACCTTCTTCAGTGAGACGGGGGCTGGTAAACACGTCCCCCGCGCTGTGTTTGTGGACCTGGAGCCCACTGTGATCG ATGAGGTGAGAACTGGAACCTACAGACAACTGTTCCACCCTGAGCAGCTCATCACCGGCAAGGAAGACGCCGCCAATAACTACGCCCGTGGCCATTACACCATTGGCAAGGAGATCATTGACCTGGTGCTGGACAGGACCCGCAAACTG GCGGATCAGTGCACAGGTCTCCAGGGCTTCCTCATCTTCCACAGTTTCGGTGGTGGCACTGGATCAGGCTTTACCTCCCTCTTGATGGAACGTCTCTCCGTTGACTATGGCAAGAAGTCCAAGCTGGAGTTCTCCATCTACCCTGCCCCCCAGATCTCCACCGCTGTGGTTGAACCATACAACTCCAtcctcaccacacacaccacactggaGCATTCAGACTGCGCCTTCATGGTGGACAATGAGGCCATCTATGACATCTGCCGCAGGAACCTGGACATTGAACGCCCTACCTACACCAATCTGAACCGTCTGATCGGTCAGATCGTGTCCTCCATCACAGCCTCCCTTAGGTTTGATGGTGCTCTGAATgtggacttgacagagttccagacCAACCTGGTGCCCTACCCCCGTATCCACTTCCCCCTGGCCACCTATGCCCCCGTCATCtctgcagagaaagcttaccatgaGCAGCTCACTGTGGCTGAGATCACCAACGCTTGCTTTGAGCCGGCCAACCAGATGGTGAAATGTGACCCCAGACACGGTAAATACATGGCTTGCTGCATGCTCTATAGAGGTGATGTTGTTCCCAAGGATGTTAATGCCGCCATTGCCACCATTAAGACCAAGCGCACCATCCAGTTTGTGGACTGGTGCCCAACAGGGTTTAAAGTTGGTATCAATTACCAACCACCAACTGTGGTTCCCGGTGGAGACCTGGCCAAGGTGCAGCGCGCTGTGTGCATGCTCAGTAACACCACCGCCATTGCCGAGGCCTGGGCTCGCCTGGACCACAAGTTTGACCTGATGTACGCCAAGCGAGCCTTCGTGCACTGGTATGTGGGTGAGGGCATGGAGGAAGGAGAGTTCTCTGAGGCTCGGGAGGACATGGCCGCCCTGGAGAAGGATTACGAAGAGGTCGGCACCGACAGCGTGgaaggagagggagaaggagaggagggagaggagtattAA